In a genomic window of Bradyrhizobium sp. LLZ17:
- a CDS encoding VOC family protein translates to MGWEVEDIEATVRELRLRGVAFEEYDFPGLKTVDGIAEIAGNYASKGIGERGAWFRDSEGNLLGIGQPVRS, encoded by the coding sequence ATGGGTTGGGAAGTCGAGGACATCGAGGCCACCGTGCGCGAGCTTCGCCTACGAGGGGTCGCGTTCGAGGAATATGACTTCCCCGGCTTGAAGACCGTTGACGGGATTGCGGAGATTGCCGGCAATTACGCCAGCAAAGGTATCGGCGAGCGGGGCGCGTGGTTCCGCGACAGCGAAGGTAATCTGCTGGGAATCGGGCAACCGGTTCGATCTTGA
- a CDS encoding GH1 family beta-glucosidase, whose protein sequence is MSDKVSRRQFAKLAGLSAAGMASPLEVRAQPASTPGRAGSFPPGFLWGTATSSYQVEGAVNEDGRGASIWDKFVRIPGKIEDGTNGDRANEHYHRYGEDIALIKELGCKAYRFSVAWPRVFPDGDGKPNPKGLDFYNRLIDELLKNGIEPWLTLYHWDLPQSLQDRFGGWRSTETCKIFGDYAAYVAEHLTDRVRNVFTLNESGRFVYFGYGIGIDAPGLMLPQAEVNQVRHNSALAHGLAVQAVRAHGRQGTRVGPAENIDACIPAIDTPDHVRAAAIALRELNAGYLNVIMEGRYTDAFLKFAGRDAPKYTDAELKIISSPVDFLGLNIYAPQHYILPSDQGAGFAPLPIPKSFPHMNSDWLRVGPETIYWVPKLAANIWKTDAIYISENGTSGEDQVTPDGKIYDTDRIMYLRNYLAQLQRATVEGVPVRGYFLWSLMDNFEWVFGLNKRFGLYHVNFETQVRTAKLSASFYRNVIANNAAGA, encoded by the coding sequence ATGTCGGACAAGGTCTCGCGGCGCCAGTTCGCGAAGCTCGCGGGGCTGTCGGCTGCCGGGATGGCAAGTCCGCTGGAGGTCAGGGCCCAGCCGGCTTCGACGCCGGGCCGTGCCGGTAGCTTTCCGCCAGGTTTTCTCTGGGGCACCGCCACCTCGTCCTACCAGGTCGAGGGCGCGGTCAACGAGGACGGGCGTGGCGCCTCGATCTGGGACAAATTCGTCCGCATCCCCGGCAAGATCGAGGACGGCACCAATGGCGATCGCGCCAACGAGCACTATCACCGCTACGGAGAGGACATCGCGCTCATCAAGGAGCTCGGCTGCAAGGCCTATCGCTTCTCGGTGGCCTGGCCGCGCGTGTTTCCGGACGGCGACGGCAAGCCGAATCCGAAGGGGCTTGATTTCTACAACCGCCTCATCGACGAACTCCTGAAGAACGGCATCGAGCCGTGGCTGACGCTCTACCATTGGGACCTCCCGCAATCGCTCCAGGACCGTTTTGGCGGCTGGCGCTCCACCGAGACCTGCAAGATTTTTGGCGACTACGCGGCCTATGTTGCCGAGCACCTGACCGACCGCGTCAGGAACGTGTTCACGCTGAACGAGAGCGGCCGCTTCGTCTATTTCGGCTATGGCATCGGCATCGACGCGCCGGGCCTGATGTTGCCGCAGGCCGAGGTCAACCAGGTCAGGCACAACAGCGCGCTTGCGCACGGGCTCGCGGTGCAGGCCGTGCGTGCCCATGGCCGCCAAGGCACCCGCGTCGGCCCGGCCGAGAACATCGATGCCTGCATTCCCGCGATCGATACGCCCGACCATGTCCGCGCCGCCGCAATCGCGCTGCGCGAGCTGAATGCGGGATATCTCAACGTCATCATGGAGGGTCGCTATACCGACGCCTTCCTGAAGTTCGCCGGCCGCGACGCGCCGAAATACACCGACGCGGAATTGAAGATCATCTCCTCCCCGGTCGATTTCCTCGGCCTCAACATCTACGCGCCGCAGCACTACATCCTGCCGTCCGACCAGGGCGCGGGTTTTGCGCCGCTGCCGATCCCGAAATCATTTCCGCACATGAATTCGGACTGGCTGCGCGTCGGCCCCGAGACGATCTATTGGGTGCCGAAGCTCGCCGCAAATATCTGGAAGACGGACGCGATCTATATCAGCGAGAACGGCACCTCCGGCGAGGACCAGGTCACGCCCGACGGCAAGATCTACGACACCGATCGCATCATGTACCTGCGCAATTATCTCGCCCAGCTCCAGCGCGCCACCGTCGAAGGCGTTCCGGTGCGCGGCTACTTCCTCTGGAGTCTGATGGACAATTTCGAGTGGGTGTTCGGGCTCAACAAGCGCTTCGGGCTCTATCACGTCAATTTCGAAACGCAGGTGCGCACGGCAAAACTCAGCGCCAGCTTTTATCGCAACGTGATCGCGAACAACGCGGCGGGAGCTTAG
- a CDS encoding HU family DNA-binding protein encodes MPTQMSKSQLIEKISTVTELSKRDVKSVMETLTDVGHKELKKNGLFLVPGFAKFVVIKKPATKARKGTNPFTGEEMMFKAKPARKIVRARPVKAAKDAVA; translated from the coding sequence ATGCCAACCCAAATGTCCAAATCGCAGCTGATCGAAAAGATTTCGACCGTCACCGAGCTTTCCAAGCGCGACGTCAAGAGCGTCATGGAGACGCTGACCGACGTCGGCCACAAGGAGCTCAAGAAGAACGGCCTGTTCCTGGTGCCGGGCTTCGCCAAGTTCGTGGTCATCAAGAAGCCCGCGACCAAGGCGCGCAAGGGCACCAACCCGTTCACGGGTGAAGAGATGATGTTCAAGGCCAAGCCGGCCCGGAAGATCGTCCGCGCCCGCCCGGTCAAGGCCGCCAAGGACGCTGTGGCCTGA
- a CDS encoding Hsp20/alpha crystallin family protein, producing MQPKNPLDWMLSEALDSLTRAERMRQQFGRQESCWEPPIDVLETEHELLILVALPGVNPDNVETVIHDGVLVISGQRTLPPELRNARIHRLELPQGRFERRIALPLGRYAISRFVMDGCVALRLAKS from the coding sequence ATGCAACCCAAAAATCCCCTCGACTGGATGCTGTCAGAAGCCCTGGACTCGCTGACCCGCGCCGAACGGATGCGCCAGCAGTTCGGCCGCCAGGAATCCTGCTGGGAGCCTCCGATCGACGTGCTCGAGACCGAGCATGAGCTTTTGATTCTCGTCGCGCTGCCAGGCGTCAATCCCGACAACGTCGAGACGGTGATCCATGACGGCGTGCTCGTGATCTCCGGCCAGCGCACGCTTCCGCCGGAGCTTCGCAATGCCCGCATCCACCGGCTGGAGCTACCGCAGGGGCGTTTTGAGCGCCGCATTGCATTGCCCCTTGGGCGCTACGCCATCAGCCGCTTCGTGATGGACGGCTGCGTCGCACTGCGCCTCGCCAAATCCTGA
- a CDS encoding ferritin-like domain-containing protein has product MAKRAKKRTTKKSAGRRTRQAPKLLSDLFLETLKDIYFAENKIIKTLPKMAKAAQSKDLAAAFNKHVRETQGQVKRLDQIFKMLGKPARGKPCEAINGITDEGAEIMKDFKNAPALDAGLLAAAQAVEHYEISRYGTLRTWAEELGMPDAARLLQATLDEEEATDHTLTELATSVINLEAEEEYREAA; this is encoded by the coding sequence ATGGCCAAACGAGCAAAGAAACGCACCACAAAGAAGAGCGCAGGACGCCGCACGCGTCAGGCGCCGAAGCTGCTGAGCGACCTGTTTCTGGAAACGCTGAAGGACATCTATTTCGCCGAGAACAAGATCATCAAGACGCTGCCGAAGATGGCCAAGGCCGCGCAGTCGAAGGATCTTGCGGCGGCCTTCAACAAGCACGTGCGCGAGACGCAGGGCCAGGTCAAACGGCTGGACCAGATATTCAAGATGCTGGGCAAGCCGGCCCGCGGCAAGCCCTGCGAAGCGATCAACGGCATCACCGATGAGGGTGCTGAGATCATGAAGGACTTCAAGAACGCCCCTGCCCTCGACGCCGGCCTGCTCGCGGCGGCCCAGGCCGTCGAGCACTACGAGATCTCCCGGTACGGCACTCTGCGCACCTGGGCCGAGGAGCTCGGCATGCCGGACGCCGCAAGGCTGCTCCAGGCAACGCTGGACGAGGAAGAAGCGACCGATCACACCCTGACCGAGCTCGCTACCTCGGTGATCAACCTCGAAGCGGAAGAGGAATACCGCGAAGCGGCCTGA
- a CDS encoding glutamate-cysteine ligase family protein, which translates to MRLPTGLLGYRNAANDALPRTGFPEMFRNLAEYETYVRTLVDAGIVPNATYVWWALRPSLQHPTLELRITDCCTSIADTVAIAAVYRALVRHVVHHPDLNATYSAVHRALIEENRWRAQRYGTDGT; encoded by the coding sequence GTGCGGTTACCAACCGGATTGCTGGGCTACCGCAACGCCGCGAACGACGCCCTGCCGCGGACCGGCTTCCCGGAGATGTTTCGCAACCTTGCTGAATACGAGACCTATGTGAGGACATTGGTCGACGCGGGCATCGTTCCCAACGCCACCTATGTCTGGTGGGCGCTGCGGCCTTCGCTCCAGCATCCGACCCTCGAGCTTCGTATCACCGACTGCTGCACGTCGATCGCCGACACGGTGGCGATCGCGGCGGTGTATCGCGCGCTGGTCAGACACGTCGTGCACCACCCGGATCTGAACGCCACCTATTCGGCCGTGCACCGCGCGCTGATCGAGGAAAACCGCTGGCGCGCCCAGCGTTACGGGACGGACGGAACGTAG
- a CDS encoding glutamate-cysteine ligase family protein produces MTRKRRYSKVISDLGMVGLGNPISGLHVHVEVPEPDQRVEIMHRLVPFLPLLLARSTSSPFWCGYQPDCWATATPRTTPCRGPASRRCFATLLNTRPM; encoded by the coding sequence ATGACGCGCAAGCGCCGCTACAGCAAGGTCATCAGCGACCTCGGAATGGTCGGGCTCGGCAATCCCATCAGCGGCCTGCACGTTCACGTCGAGGTGCCCGAGCCAGACCAGCGCGTCGAGATCATGCACCGCCTGGTGCCGTTCCTGCCGCTGCTGCTGGCGCGGTCGACTTCGTCGCCGTTCTGGTGCGGTTACCAACCGGATTGCTGGGCTACCGCAACGCCGCGAACGACGCCCTGCCGCGGACCGGCTTCCCGGAGATGTTTCGCAACCTTGCTGAATACGAGACCTATGTGA
- a CDS encoding gamma-glutamyl-gamma-aminobutyrate hydrolase family protein (Members of this family of hydrolases with an active site Cys residue belong to MEROPS family C26.) encodes MASGNTATSEACSEVVLLVQLGYHNKIKVRGRKKPKQLNIEATIPAHCRFTRQRHQQKQTRQLHELRPRIDAHDPIAGSRWALRLGTNVRELKAAIHQIGNAADAVAYGLQQWRLNSSHGQWKARSGAPQVGLLSDSMIACGELLSSVAMICVNAIGLVTGAVPRVLPAAPEADLEAYLDGLDGLFVGGGQTNVHPSRYGQMADQALDGPFDEFRDEVALRLIPRALARGIPTLFVCRGLQEPSSSA; translated from the coding sequence ATGGCCAGCGGAAACACCGCGACATCGGAGGCATGCTCCGAGGTCGTCTTGTTGGTCCAACTTGGATACCACAACAAAATTAAGGTCCGCGGTCGGAAAAAACCCAAGCAGCTCAACATTGAAGCAACCATTCCCGCACACTGCCGTTTCACTCGGCAGCGGCATCAACAGAAGCAGACGAGACAATTGCACGAGCTCCGTCCCAGAATTGATGCGCACGATCCCATTGCCGGCAGCCGCTGGGCGCTTCGATTAGGAACAAACGTCAGAGAACTCAAGGCCGCGATTCATCAAATCGGCAACGCGGCGGATGCCGTGGCCTACGGACTTCAACAGTGGCGGCTCAACTCCTCCCATGGTCAGTGGAAAGCTCGCAGCGGCGCGCCGCAGGTTGGGCTTCTCTCCGATTCAATGATTGCGTGCGGCGAGCTGCTCTCGTCCGTTGCCATGATTTGCGTCAACGCCATCGGCCTGGTCACAGGTGCCGTTCCGCGGGTCCTGCCCGCGGCTCCCGAAGCAGATCTGGAGGCCTATCTCGACGGTCTTGACGGCCTCTTTGTCGGCGGCGGGCAGACCAATGTTCACCCGTCCCGCTATGGCCAAATGGCCGACCAGGCGCTCGACGGCCCGTTTGATGAATTCCGCGACGAGGTCGCTCTTCGCCTGATTCCGCGCGCGCTGGCGCGCGGCATCCCCACCCTGTTCGTCTGCCGCGGACTGCAGGAGCCCAGCAGCAGCGCATGA